The following are encoded in a window of Vespula vulgaris chromosome 8, iyVesVulg1.1, whole genome shotgun sequence genomic DNA:
- the LOC127065852 gene encoding tyrosine-protein kinase Btk29A isoform X2, with amino-acid sequence MQAVKSSYKLHFTKCLSRMAGKDAKVESKSTDVVRQGFMVKRSQNKKRFTPVNYKQRWFVLTRRHLVYYDSDGERRKERGRIAIETVHVVETANLGSSGGNVPPGLPFQIGYREAGQEYTLYLLAAREQDRSEWIRAIRAVCCENPGLSDRYHVGLWSGKRWSCCRLLTRSAEGCDTCSSWSMNVTNAPACPLRTITSATGNVTASIVNPSADSTIQTAANAETNNNPIIQPQACSTFGTPSTPIMPGGTPGTPSSKNKDKIVTRAKVVVALYPFRAIEAGDLSLEKGAEYEVLDDSQEHWWKVKDEHGSIGYIPSNYVKEKELLGLQKYEWYVGDMSRQRAESLLKQEEKEGCFVVRNSSTKGLYTLSLYTKIPHPHVKHYHIKQSSRGEFYLSEKHCCSSIPDLVNYHRHNSGGLASRLKTSPCDRPVPPTAGLSHDKWEIDPAELHLLDELGSGQFGVVRRGKWRGSIDVAVKMMKEGTMSEDDFIEEAKVMTKLQHQNLVQLYGVCSKDRPIYIVTEYMRHGSLLNYLRRHETTLGANVGLLLDMCIQVCKGMAYLERHNYIHRDLAARNCLVGSENVVKVADFGLARYVLDDQYTSSGGTKFPIKWAPPEVLNYTRFSSKSDVWAYGVLMWEIFTCGKMPYGRLKNTEVVDRVQRGIILERPKACFKEVYEVMRKCWAHCPEVRPSFRVLKEQLISVSQGLLND; translated from the exons ATGCAGGCTGTAAAGTCCTCTTATAAGCTACATTTTACAAAGT GTCTGTCGAGAATGGCAGGGAAAGATGCGAAGGTGGAATCAAAGTCAACAGACGTGGTAAGGCAAGGATTTATGGTTAAACGTTCTCAAAACAAAAAACGTTTCACTCCTGTTAACTACAAGCAACGTTGGTTTGTACTGACTCGTCGTCATCTCGTGTACTATGATAGCGATGGCGAG CGGCGCAAAGAACGAGGTCGTATTGCGATTGAAACAGTCCATGTGGTAGAAACAGCAAATCTTG GTAGTAGCGGAGGTAACGTACCACCAGGACTACCATTCCAGATAGGATATCGAGAAGCTGGACAAGAGTACACTCTTTACCTTCTTGCTGCTAGGGAGCAAGATCGATCGGAATGGATACGTGCTATCCGCGCTG TATGCTGTGAAAATCCAGGTTTAAGCGATCGTTATCACGTGGGCTTGTGGAGTGGAAAACGTTGGTCATGTTGCCGTTTATTAACGCGGTCCGCCGAAGGTTGCGATACATGCAGTTCTTGGTCTATGAATGTGACAAACGCTCCAGCGTGTCCGCTTCGAACAATAACTTCTGCTACGGGAAATGTCACTGCTTCGATTGTCAATCCATCAGCGGATTCTACGATTCAAACGGCGGCAAACGCTGAAACGAACAACAATCCGATCATTCAACCGCAGGCGTGTTCTACGTTCG GTACTCCTTCAACTCCAATAATGCCTGGTGGAACTCCTGGTACTCCATcttctaaaaataaa gACAAAATAGTCACAAGGGCCAAGGTTGTGGTGGCTTTATATCCTTTCCGTGCAATAGAAGCTGGAGATCTTTCTCTTGAAAAA GGGGCAGAATATGAGGTATTAGATGATTCTCAGGAACATTGGTGGAAGGTGAAAGACGAGCATGG atcAATTGGCTATATTCCTAGTAACTatgtcaaagaaaaagaactctTAGGATTGCAGAAATATGA ATGGTACGTGGGTGATATGTCAAGACAACGAGCGGAATCTTTACTGaagcaagaagaaaaggagggatGTTTCGTCGTTCGTAATTCTTCAACGAAAGGTCTTTATACACTTTCACTTTATACAAAAAT TCCACATCCACACGTAAAACACTATCATATAAAGCAAAGTTCGCGAGGAGAATTCTACCTCTCGGAAAAGCATTGTTGCAGCTCGATTCCTGATCTTGTGAATTACCATCGACATAATAGCGGGGGACTCGCGAGTCGATTAAAGACGAGTCCTTGCGATAGACCAGTTCCACCTACCGCCGGCCTCAGTCAtg ATAAATGGGAAATAGATCCGGCAGAACTACATCTACTAGACGAATTAGGCTCCGGTCAATTTGGAGTGGTACGAAGAGGAAAGTGGCGTGGTTCTATCGACGTTGCTGtgaaaatgatgaaagaaGGAACTATGTCCGAAGATGATTTTATAGAAGAAGCAAAAGTCATGAC gaaGCTACAGCATCAAAATCTCGTCCAACTGTATGGTGTTTGCAGTAAAGACAGACCGATATACATTGTCACAGAGTATATGCGGCATGGATCTCTTCTCAACTACCTCCGTCGTCACGAAACTACGTTAGGTGCAAATGTTGGTCTTCTGTTGGATATGTGCATACAg GTCTGTAAAGGAATGGCATATTTGGAGAGACATAACTATATCCACAGAGACCTTGCAGCACGCAATTGCTTAGTTGGATCTGAAAACGTAGTGAAAGTGGCCGATTTCGGTTTGGCAAG ATATGTCCTAGATGATCAGTATACCAGTAGCGGGGGTACTAAATTTCCAATTAAATGGGCACCGCCAGAAGTGTTGAACTATACTCGATTCAGTTCTAAATCGGACGTCTGGGCGTACGGGGTACTGATGTGGGAAATTTTTACCTGTGGAAAAATGCCTTACGGTCGTCTCAAGAATACCGAGGTCGTCGATAGAGTTCAACGTGgaattatattagaaagaCCGAAGGCTTGCTTCAAAGAAGTTTACGAG GTAATGCGGAAGTGTTGGGCACACTGTCCGGAAGTCCGACCTTCTTTTCGTGTTCTTAAGGAACAGCTCATTAGCGTTTCTCAAGGCCTTCTCAATGATTGA
- the LOC127065852 gene encoding tyrosine-protein kinase Btk29A isoform X5 has protein sequence MPGGTPGTPSSKNKDKIVTRAKVVVALYPFRAIEAGDLSLEKGAEYEVLDDSQEHWWKVKDEHGSIGYIPSNYVKEKELLGLQKYEWYVGDMSRQRAESLLKQEEKEGCFVVRNSSTKGLYTLSLYTKIPHPHVKHYHIKQSSRGEFYLSEKHCCSSIPDLVNYHRHNSGGLASRLKTSPCDRPVPPTAGLSHDKWEIDPAELHLLDELGSGQFGVVRRGKWRGSIDVAVKMMKEGTMSEDDFIEEAKVMTKLQHQNLVQLYGVCSKDRPIYIVTEYMRHGSLLNYLRRHETTLGANVGLLLDMCIQVCKGMAYLERHNYIHRDLAARNCLVGSENVVKVADFGLARYVLDDQYTSSGGTKFPIKWAPPEVLNYTRFSSKSDVWAYGVLMWEIFTCGKMPYGRLKNTEVVDRVQRGIILERPKACFKEVYEVMRKCWAHCPEVRPSFRVLKEQLISVSQGLLND, from the exons ATGCCTGGTGGAACTCCTGGTACTCCATcttctaaaaataaa gACAAAATAGTCACAAGGGCCAAGGTTGTGGTGGCTTTATATCCTTTCCGTGCAATAGAAGCTGGAGATCTTTCTCTTGAAAAA GGGGCAGAATATGAGGTATTAGATGATTCTCAGGAACATTGGTGGAAGGTGAAAGACGAGCATGG atcAATTGGCTATATTCCTAGTAACTatgtcaaagaaaaagaactctTAGGATTGCAGAAATATGA ATGGTACGTGGGTGATATGTCAAGACAACGAGCGGAATCTTTACTGaagcaagaagaaaaggagggatGTTTCGTCGTTCGTAATTCTTCAACGAAAGGTCTTTATACACTTTCACTTTATACAAAAAT TCCACATCCACACGTAAAACACTATCATATAAAGCAAAGTTCGCGAGGAGAATTCTACCTCTCGGAAAAGCATTGTTGCAGCTCGATTCCTGATCTTGTGAATTACCATCGACATAATAGCGGGGGACTCGCGAGTCGATTAAAGACGAGTCCTTGCGATAGACCAGTTCCACCTACCGCCGGCCTCAGTCAtg ATAAATGGGAAATAGATCCGGCAGAACTACATCTACTAGACGAATTAGGCTCCGGTCAATTTGGAGTGGTACGAAGAGGAAAGTGGCGTGGTTCTATCGACGTTGCTGtgaaaatgatgaaagaaGGAACTATGTCCGAAGATGATTTTATAGAAGAAGCAAAAGTCATGAC gaaGCTACAGCATCAAAATCTCGTCCAACTGTATGGTGTTTGCAGTAAAGACAGACCGATATACATTGTCACAGAGTATATGCGGCATGGATCTCTTCTCAACTACCTCCGTCGTCACGAAACTACGTTAGGTGCAAATGTTGGTCTTCTGTTGGATATGTGCATACAg GTCTGTAAAGGAATGGCATATTTGGAGAGACATAACTATATCCACAGAGACCTTGCAGCACGCAATTGCTTAGTTGGATCTGAAAACGTAGTGAAAGTGGCCGATTTCGGTTTGGCAAG ATATGTCCTAGATGATCAGTATACCAGTAGCGGGGGTACTAAATTTCCAATTAAATGGGCACCGCCAGAAGTGTTGAACTATACTCGATTCAGTTCTAAATCGGACGTCTGGGCGTACGGGGTACTGATGTGGGAAATTTTTACCTGTGGAAAAATGCCTTACGGTCGTCTCAAGAATACCGAGGTCGTCGATAGAGTTCAACGTGgaattatattagaaagaCCGAAGGCTTGCTTCAAAGAAGTTTACGAG GTAATGCGGAAGTGTTGGGCACACTGTCCGGAAGTCCGACCTTCTTTTCGTGTTCTTAAGGAACAGCTCATTAGCGTTTCTCAAGGCCTTCTCAATGATTGA
- the LOC127065852 gene encoding tyrosine-protein kinase Btk29A isoform X4 gives MMVISVLKHVANAATNAVHSAAVNAIGHSLTNAGTPSTPIMPGGTPGTPSSKNKDKIVTRAKVVVALYPFRAIEAGDLSLEKGAEYEVLDDSQEHWWKVKDEHGSIGYIPSNYVKEKELLGLQKYEWYVGDMSRQRAESLLKQEEKEGCFVVRNSSTKGLYTLSLYTKIPHPHVKHYHIKQSSRGEFYLSEKHCCSSIPDLVNYHRHNSGGLASRLKTSPCDRPVPPTAGLSHDKWEIDPAELHLLDELGSGQFGVVRRGKWRGSIDVAVKMMKEGTMSEDDFIEEAKVMTKLQHQNLVQLYGVCSKDRPIYIVTEYMRHGSLLNYLRRHETTLGANVGLLLDMCIQVCKGMAYLERHNYIHRDLAARNCLVGSENVVKVADFGLARYVLDDQYTSSGGTKFPIKWAPPEVLNYTRFSSKSDVWAYGVLMWEIFTCGKMPYGRLKNTEVVDRVQRGIILERPKACFKEVYEVMRKCWAHCPEVRPSFRVLKEQLISVSQGLLND, from the exons ATGATGGTGATAAGTGTTCTAAAACATGTCGCGAACGCTGCCACCAACGCTGTTCACTCGGCTGCCGTTAATGCCATTGGACATAGTCTCACCAATGCGG GTACTCCTTCAACTCCAATAATGCCTGGTGGAACTCCTGGTACTCCATcttctaaaaataaa gACAAAATAGTCACAAGGGCCAAGGTTGTGGTGGCTTTATATCCTTTCCGTGCAATAGAAGCTGGAGATCTTTCTCTTGAAAAA GGGGCAGAATATGAGGTATTAGATGATTCTCAGGAACATTGGTGGAAGGTGAAAGACGAGCATGG atcAATTGGCTATATTCCTAGTAACTatgtcaaagaaaaagaactctTAGGATTGCAGAAATATGA ATGGTACGTGGGTGATATGTCAAGACAACGAGCGGAATCTTTACTGaagcaagaagaaaaggagggatGTTTCGTCGTTCGTAATTCTTCAACGAAAGGTCTTTATACACTTTCACTTTATACAAAAAT TCCACATCCACACGTAAAACACTATCATATAAAGCAAAGTTCGCGAGGAGAATTCTACCTCTCGGAAAAGCATTGTTGCAGCTCGATTCCTGATCTTGTGAATTACCATCGACATAATAGCGGGGGACTCGCGAGTCGATTAAAGACGAGTCCTTGCGATAGACCAGTTCCACCTACCGCCGGCCTCAGTCAtg ATAAATGGGAAATAGATCCGGCAGAACTACATCTACTAGACGAATTAGGCTCCGGTCAATTTGGAGTGGTACGAAGAGGAAAGTGGCGTGGTTCTATCGACGTTGCTGtgaaaatgatgaaagaaGGAACTATGTCCGAAGATGATTTTATAGAAGAAGCAAAAGTCATGAC gaaGCTACAGCATCAAAATCTCGTCCAACTGTATGGTGTTTGCAGTAAAGACAGACCGATATACATTGTCACAGAGTATATGCGGCATGGATCTCTTCTCAACTACCTCCGTCGTCACGAAACTACGTTAGGTGCAAATGTTGGTCTTCTGTTGGATATGTGCATACAg GTCTGTAAAGGAATGGCATATTTGGAGAGACATAACTATATCCACAGAGACCTTGCAGCACGCAATTGCTTAGTTGGATCTGAAAACGTAGTGAAAGTGGCCGATTTCGGTTTGGCAAG ATATGTCCTAGATGATCAGTATACCAGTAGCGGGGGTACTAAATTTCCAATTAAATGGGCACCGCCAGAAGTGTTGAACTATACTCGATTCAGTTCTAAATCGGACGTCTGGGCGTACGGGGTACTGATGTGGGAAATTTTTACCTGTGGAAAAATGCCTTACGGTCGTCTCAAGAATACCGAGGTCGTCGATAGAGTTCAACGTGgaattatattagaaagaCCGAAGGCTTGCTTCAAAGAAGTTTACGAG GTAATGCGGAAGTGTTGGGCACACTGTCCGGAAGTCCGACCTTCTTTTCGTGTTCTTAAGGAACAGCTCATTAGCGTTTCTCAAGGCCTTCTCAATGATTGA
- the LOC127065852 gene encoding tyrosine-protein kinase Btk29A isoform X3 encodes MQAVKSSYKLHFTKCLSRMAGKDAKVESKSTDVVRQGFMVKRSQNKKRFTPVNYKQRWFVLTRRHLVYYDSDGERRKERGRIAIETVHVVETANLGNNPGCGSGNTKIDTTGNDLGSSGGNVPPGLPFQIGYREAGQEYTLYLLAAREQDRSEWIRAIRAVCCENPGLSDRYHVGLWSGKRWSCCRLLTRSAEGCDTCSSWSMNVTNAPACPLRTITSATGNVTASIVNPSADSTIQTAANAETNNNPIIQPQACSTFGTPSTPIMPGGTPGTPSSKNKDKIVTRAKVVVALYPFRAIEAGDLSLEKGAEYEVLDDSQEHWWKVKDEHGSIGYIPSNYVKEKELLGLQKYEWYVGDMSRQRAESLLKQEEKEGCFVVRNSSTKGLYTLSLYTKIPHPHVKHYHIKQSSRGEFYLSEKHCCSSIPDLVNYHRHNSGGLASRLKTSPCDRPVPPTAGLSHDKWEIDPAELHLLDELGSGQFGVVRRGKWRGSIDVAVKMMKEGTMSEDDFIEEAKVMTKLQHQNLVQLYGVCSKDRPIYIVTEYMRHGSLLNYLRRHETTLGANVGLLLDMCIQHIQRLPYAKWKNLIE; translated from the exons ATGCAGGCTGTAAAGTCCTCTTATAAGCTACATTTTACAAAGT GTCTGTCGAGAATGGCAGGGAAAGATGCGAAGGTGGAATCAAAGTCAACAGACGTGGTAAGGCAAGGATTTATGGTTAAACGTTCTCAAAACAAAAAACGTTTCACTCCTGTTAACTACAAGCAACGTTGGTTTGTACTGACTCGTCGTCATCTCGTGTACTATGATAGCGATGGCGAG CGGCGCAAAGAACGAGGTCGTATTGCGATTGAAACAGTCCATGTGGTAGAAACAGCAAATCTTGGTAATAATCCTGGATGTGGGAGTgggaatacaaaaatagatACAACTGGTAATGACTTAGGTAGTAGCGGAGGTAACGTACCACCAGGACTACCATTCCAGATAGGATATCGAGAAGCTGGACAAGAGTACACTCTTTACCTTCTTGCTGCTAGGGAGCAAGATCGATCGGAATGGATACGTGCTATCCGCGCTG TATGCTGTGAAAATCCAGGTTTAAGCGATCGTTATCACGTGGGCTTGTGGAGTGGAAAACGTTGGTCATGTTGCCGTTTATTAACGCGGTCCGCCGAAGGTTGCGATACATGCAGTTCTTGGTCTATGAATGTGACAAACGCTCCAGCGTGTCCGCTTCGAACAATAACTTCTGCTACGGGAAATGTCACTGCTTCGATTGTCAATCCATCAGCGGATTCTACGATTCAAACGGCGGCAAACGCTGAAACGAACAACAATCCGATCATTCAACCGCAGGCGTGTTCTACGTTCG GTACTCCTTCAACTCCAATAATGCCTGGTGGAACTCCTGGTACTCCATcttctaaaaataaa gACAAAATAGTCACAAGGGCCAAGGTTGTGGTGGCTTTATATCCTTTCCGTGCAATAGAAGCTGGAGATCTTTCTCTTGAAAAA GGGGCAGAATATGAGGTATTAGATGATTCTCAGGAACATTGGTGGAAGGTGAAAGACGAGCATGG atcAATTGGCTATATTCCTAGTAACTatgtcaaagaaaaagaactctTAGGATTGCAGAAATATGA ATGGTACGTGGGTGATATGTCAAGACAACGAGCGGAATCTTTACTGaagcaagaagaaaaggagggatGTTTCGTCGTTCGTAATTCTTCAACGAAAGGTCTTTATACACTTTCACTTTATACAAAAAT TCCACATCCACACGTAAAACACTATCATATAAAGCAAAGTTCGCGAGGAGAATTCTACCTCTCGGAAAAGCATTGTTGCAGCTCGATTCCTGATCTTGTGAATTACCATCGACATAATAGCGGGGGACTCGCGAGTCGATTAAAGACGAGTCCTTGCGATAGACCAGTTCCACCTACCGCCGGCCTCAGTCAtg ATAAATGGGAAATAGATCCGGCAGAACTACATCTACTAGACGAATTAGGCTCCGGTCAATTTGGAGTGGTACGAAGAGGAAAGTGGCGTGGTTCTATCGACGTTGCTGtgaaaatgatgaaagaaGGAACTATGTCCGAAGATGATTTTATAGAAGAAGCAAAAGTCATGAC gaaGCTACAGCATCAAAATCTCGTCCAACTGTATGGTGTTTGCAGTAAAGACAGACCGATATACATTGTCACAGAGTATATGCGGCATGGATCTCTTCTCAACTACCTCCGTCGTCACGAAACTACGTTAGGTGCAAATGTTGGTCTTCTGTTGGATATGTGCATACAg cATATTCAGAGATTACCATATGCAAAATGGAAAAATCTGATCGAATAA
- the LOC127065852 gene encoding tyrosine-protein kinase Btk29A isoform X1 yields MQAVKSSYKLHFTKCLSRMAGKDAKVESKSTDVVRQGFMVKRSQNKKRFTPVNYKQRWFVLTRRHLVYYDSDGERRKERGRIAIETVHVVETANLGNNPGCGSGNTKIDTTGNDLGSSGGNVPPGLPFQIGYREAGQEYTLYLLAAREQDRSEWIRAIRAVCCENPGLSDRYHVGLWSGKRWSCCRLLTRSAEGCDTCSSWSMNVTNAPACPLRTITSATGNVTASIVNPSADSTIQTAANAETNNNPIIQPQACSTFGTPSTPIMPGGTPGTPSSKNKDKIVTRAKVVVALYPFRAIEAGDLSLEKGAEYEVLDDSQEHWWKVKDEHGSIGYIPSNYVKEKELLGLQKYEWYVGDMSRQRAESLLKQEEKEGCFVVRNSSTKGLYTLSLYTKIPHPHVKHYHIKQSSRGEFYLSEKHCCSSIPDLVNYHRHNSGGLASRLKTSPCDRPVPPTAGLSHDKWEIDPAELHLLDELGSGQFGVVRRGKWRGSIDVAVKMMKEGTMSEDDFIEEAKVMTKLQHQNLVQLYGVCSKDRPIYIVTEYMRHGSLLNYLRRHETTLGANVGLLLDMCIQVCKGMAYLERHNYIHRDLAARNCLVGSENVVKVADFGLARYVLDDQYTSSGGTKFPIKWAPPEVLNYTRFSSKSDVWAYGVLMWEIFTCGKMPYGRLKNTEVVDRVQRGIILERPKACFKEVYEVMRKCWAHCPEVRPSFRVLKEQLISVSQGLLND; encoded by the exons ATGCAGGCTGTAAAGTCCTCTTATAAGCTACATTTTACAAAGT GTCTGTCGAGAATGGCAGGGAAAGATGCGAAGGTGGAATCAAAGTCAACAGACGTGGTAAGGCAAGGATTTATGGTTAAACGTTCTCAAAACAAAAAACGTTTCACTCCTGTTAACTACAAGCAACGTTGGTTTGTACTGACTCGTCGTCATCTCGTGTACTATGATAGCGATGGCGAG CGGCGCAAAGAACGAGGTCGTATTGCGATTGAAACAGTCCATGTGGTAGAAACAGCAAATCTTGGTAATAATCCTGGATGTGGGAGTgggaatacaaaaatagatACAACTGGTAATGACTTAGGTAGTAGCGGAGGTAACGTACCACCAGGACTACCATTCCAGATAGGATATCGAGAAGCTGGACAAGAGTACACTCTTTACCTTCTTGCTGCTAGGGAGCAAGATCGATCGGAATGGATACGTGCTATCCGCGCTG TATGCTGTGAAAATCCAGGTTTAAGCGATCGTTATCACGTGGGCTTGTGGAGTGGAAAACGTTGGTCATGTTGCCGTTTATTAACGCGGTCCGCCGAAGGTTGCGATACATGCAGTTCTTGGTCTATGAATGTGACAAACGCTCCAGCGTGTCCGCTTCGAACAATAACTTCTGCTACGGGAAATGTCACTGCTTCGATTGTCAATCCATCAGCGGATTCTACGATTCAAACGGCGGCAAACGCTGAAACGAACAACAATCCGATCATTCAACCGCAGGCGTGTTCTACGTTCG GTACTCCTTCAACTCCAATAATGCCTGGTGGAACTCCTGGTACTCCATcttctaaaaataaa gACAAAATAGTCACAAGGGCCAAGGTTGTGGTGGCTTTATATCCTTTCCGTGCAATAGAAGCTGGAGATCTTTCTCTTGAAAAA GGGGCAGAATATGAGGTATTAGATGATTCTCAGGAACATTGGTGGAAGGTGAAAGACGAGCATGG atcAATTGGCTATATTCCTAGTAACTatgtcaaagaaaaagaactctTAGGATTGCAGAAATATGA ATGGTACGTGGGTGATATGTCAAGACAACGAGCGGAATCTTTACTGaagcaagaagaaaaggagggatGTTTCGTCGTTCGTAATTCTTCAACGAAAGGTCTTTATACACTTTCACTTTATACAAAAAT TCCACATCCACACGTAAAACACTATCATATAAAGCAAAGTTCGCGAGGAGAATTCTACCTCTCGGAAAAGCATTGTTGCAGCTCGATTCCTGATCTTGTGAATTACCATCGACATAATAGCGGGGGACTCGCGAGTCGATTAAAGACGAGTCCTTGCGATAGACCAGTTCCACCTACCGCCGGCCTCAGTCAtg ATAAATGGGAAATAGATCCGGCAGAACTACATCTACTAGACGAATTAGGCTCCGGTCAATTTGGAGTGGTACGAAGAGGAAAGTGGCGTGGTTCTATCGACGTTGCTGtgaaaatgatgaaagaaGGAACTATGTCCGAAGATGATTTTATAGAAGAAGCAAAAGTCATGAC gaaGCTACAGCATCAAAATCTCGTCCAACTGTATGGTGTTTGCAGTAAAGACAGACCGATATACATTGTCACAGAGTATATGCGGCATGGATCTCTTCTCAACTACCTCCGTCGTCACGAAACTACGTTAGGTGCAAATGTTGGTCTTCTGTTGGATATGTGCATACAg GTCTGTAAAGGAATGGCATATTTGGAGAGACATAACTATATCCACAGAGACCTTGCAGCACGCAATTGCTTAGTTGGATCTGAAAACGTAGTGAAAGTGGCCGATTTCGGTTTGGCAAG ATATGTCCTAGATGATCAGTATACCAGTAGCGGGGGTACTAAATTTCCAATTAAATGGGCACCGCCAGAAGTGTTGAACTATACTCGATTCAGTTCTAAATCGGACGTCTGGGCGTACGGGGTACTGATGTGGGAAATTTTTACCTGTGGAAAAATGCCTTACGGTCGTCTCAAGAATACCGAGGTCGTCGATAGAGTTCAACGTGgaattatattagaaagaCCGAAGGCTTGCTTCAAAGAAGTTTACGAG GTAATGCGGAAGTGTTGGGCACACTGTCCGGAAGTCCGACCTTCTTTTCGTGTTCTTAAGGAACAGCTCATTAGCGTTTCTCAAGGCCTTCTCAATGATTGA